From the genome of Mycobacterium dioxanotrophicus, one region includes:
- a CDS encoding IS481 family transposase codes for MSHRNAPLSETGRLRLARCIVEDGWPLRRAAERFQVSVSTAARWAGRYRELGDAGMADRSSRPHHSPKRTPTRTERRIIKVRVIRRWGPARIGYLLRLHPSTVHRVLTRYGLAKLRWLDRPTGRVIRRMESAACGDLVHVDVKKLGKIPDGGGWRMLGKPIGGRNRQADKSSGQTSKYGNPVRGYHFLHTAIDAHSRLAYSELLADERKETAAAFWLRANAWFNHCGFTVRKVLTDNGSCYRSHKFRDALGDIEHRRTRPYRPQTNGKVERFHRTLADEWAYARLYTSDTDRCAEYPRWLHNYNHHRGHTALKGQPPASRVPNLSGQYT; via the coding sequence ATGTCCCACCGTAATGCCCCGTTGTCAGAAACCGGACGTCTGCGCCTAGCTCGGTGCATTGTTGAGGACGGTTGGCCGCTGCGGCGGGCTGCCGAGCGGTTCCAGGTCTCGGTGAGCACCGCAGCTCGCTGGGCCGGGCGGTACCGCGAACTCGGTGATGCCGGCATGGCTGATCGCAGCTCACGGCCTCACCACAGCCCCAAGAGAACACCCACCCGAACTGAGCGGCGCATCATCAAAGTCCGGGTCATCCGGCGTTGGGGGCCTGCGCGTATCGGTTATCTGCTGAGGTTGCATCCCTCGACGGTGCACCGCGTGCTGACCCGGTACGGCCTGGCCAAACTGCGCTGGCTCGACCGCCCGACCGGGCGGGTCATCCGCCGGATGGAATCCGCGGCCTGCGGCGATCTCGTGCATGTCGATGTCAAGAAGCTGGGCAAGATCCCGGACGGAGGCGGCTGGCGGATGTTGGGAAAACCTATCGGTGGCCGCAACAGGCAGGCCGACAAGAGTTCAGGGCAGACCAGCAAGTACGGCAATCCGGTGCGGGGGTATCACTTCTTGCACACCGCCATCGATGCGCACTCACGGCTGGCCTACTCCGAACTACTGGCAGACGAACGCAAAGAGACGGCCGCAGCGTTCTGGCTGCGGGCCAACGCCTGGTTCAATCATTGCGGCTTTACGGTGCGGAAAGTGTTGACCGACAACGGGTCCTGCTATCGGTCGCACAAATTTCGCGATGCCCTGGGTGACATCGAGCACCGGCGCACCCGCCCCTACCGGCCACAAACCAATGGCAAAGTGGAACGTTTCCACCGCACCCTGGCCGACGAATGGGCCTACGCCCGGCTCTACACCAGCGACACCGACCGCTGCGCCGAGTACCCGCGATGGCTACACAACTACAATCACCACCGCGGCCACACAGCACTCAAGGGTCAACCACCTGCCAGCCGCGTGCCTAACCTCTCAGGTCAGTACACCTAG
- a CDS encoding carboxylesterase/lipase family protein: MSVVAEHPTIAHTSLGRLRGTVEGGVGVWRGVDYAQQPIGQRRFLAPQPLSGWTGVRDAIEHGPLPPQGRSFVGGGRDDPKIRDEACLTVTVWSPDTSGSLPVMVWIPGGAFVYGAGQLQLYNGSRLAANGNVVVVNVTYRLGVFGGFELSDLGPGFDDNLCLRDQLAALRWVRDNIAAFGGDPDRVTVFGESAGATSVLALLASPASTGLFARAIAQSPALPLIADRDTRARQARRFLAELGVGAEVVKALPQRQLRRAAGQLQLESAQRTPTLAYGLTYGVDLLPAHPIEAARSGAVGQVPLIIGTNSHEASMFAWGKPPMLPTTRAGIHAFFARTDPRAESRVLAAYPEFPRRSALIAIGSDVMFGAPTWAFADAYSAHAPTHAYRFDHTTWTLKVLGLGATHGSEIVHIQHSYSSYLGRKLHPLGRRVQPSVGRRMQRTWLDFATAEGPAREEDRIFPAREEDRIFQDWPRYDTDRRLTRVIRSTRDETVSDPDTVRRTAWEGLY; the protein is encoded by the coding sequence GTGTCCGTCGTCGCGGAACATCCGACCATCGCCCACACCTCGCTGGGGCGGCTCCGCGGCACCGTCGAGGGCGGTGTCGGGGTGTGGCGAGGTGTCGACTACGCCCAGCAACCCATCGGGCAGCGGCGGTTTCTGGCCCCGCAACCACTGTCCGGATGGACCGGTGTGCGCGATGCCATCGAACATGGACCGTTGCCGCCGCAAGGCCGCTCGTTCGTCGGTGGCGGTCGAGACGACCCCAAGATCCGCGACGAAGCCTGTCTGACCGTCACCGTGTGGTCGCCCGATACGTCGGGATCGCTGCCGGTCATGGTGTGGATTCCGGGCGGCGCATTCGTCTACGGCGCGGGTCAATTGCAGCTCTACAACGGGTCGCGGCTGGCCGCCAACGGCAATGTCGTGGTGGTCAATGTCACCTACCGGCTCGGGGTGTTCGGCGGTTTCGAGCTCAGTGATCTCGGCCCCGGTTTCGACGACAACCTGTGTCTGCGTGACCAGCTGGCGGCGCTGCGCTGGGTGCGCGACAACATCGCCGCGTTCGGCGGGGATCCCGACCGGGTCACCGTGTTCGGCGAATCTGCCGGTGCCACCTCGGTACTGGCGCTGCTGGCCAGCCCGGCCTCGACCGGACTGTTCGCCCGCGCCATCGCGCAGAGCCCGGCGCTACCGCTCATCGCCGACCGGGACACCCGCGCCCGGCAGGCGCGTCGCTTCCTCGCCGAATTGGGCGTCGGAGCCGAAGTGGTGAAGGCCTTACCGCAGCGGCAGTTGCGCCGGGCGGCCGGGCAGTTGCAGCTGGAAAGTGCGCAGCGCACACCGACATTGGCCTACGGGTTGACCTACGGCGTCGACCTGCTGCCTGCGCATCCCATCGAAGCGGCCCGGAGCGGTGCGGTCGGCCAGGTGCCGTTGATCATCGGCACCAACAGCCATGAGGCCTCGATGTTCGCCTGGGGCAAGCCGCCGATGCTGCCGACCACGCGGGCGGGCATCCACGCCTTCTTCGCGCGCACCGATCCGCGCGCGGAATCTCGCGTGCTGGCCGCCTACCCGGAGTTCCCGCGCCGCAGCGCGTTGATCGCCATCGGCTCCGACGTCATGTTCGGCGCGCCGACGTGGGCGTTCGCCGACGCCTACAGTGCTCACGCGCCCACTCACGCCTACCGGTTCGACCACACCACCTGGACGCTGAAAGTGCTGGGGCTGGGCGCGACCCACGGCAGCGAGATCGTCCACATCCAGCACAGCTACAGCTCCTACCTGGGGCGCAAGCTGCACCCGCTGGGGCGGCGCGTGCAGCCGTCGGTGGGCCGGCGGATGCAGCGGACGTGGCTGGATTTCGCCACAGCTGAGGGGCCCGCACGTGAGGAGGACCGGATTTTTCCCGCACGCGAGGAGGACAGAATTTTCCAGGACTGGCCACGATATGACACCGATCGGCGGCTGACCCGGGTGATCCGCTCGACGCGGGACGAGACGGTCTCTGACCCCGACACGGTCAGACGGACGGCGTGGGAGGGCCTGTACTAG
- the ypfJ gene encoding KPN_02809 family neutral zinc metallopeptidase produces MTFNEGMQIDTSTTSTGGGGRGPGRGLAIGGGLGGLLVVVVAMFLGIDPGTILPQQQQIDTGGAQTQGIDLSHCKTGADANKYVECRVVATGNSVDGVWSQLIQGYTRPHMKLFTNQVNTGCGPATTDVGPFYCPADKTAYFDTGFFQVLVDQFGSSGGPLAQEYVVAHEYGHHVQDLLGVLGRAQRDPEGATGAGVRTELQADCYAGVWAHYASITKQESTGVPYLEPLSDKDIADALSAAQSVGDDRIQKAATGRVTPETWTHGSSAQRQKWFTVGYQTGDPKKCDTFAATDLG; encoded by the coding sequence ATGACCTTCAACGAGGGTATGCAGATCGACACGAGCACCACGTCGACCGGCGGCGGAGGCCGTGGTCCCGGTCGTGGACTGGCCATCGGAGGTGGTCTCGGGGGCTTGCTGGTGGTCGTGGTGGCCATGTTCCTCGGCATCGATCCCGGCACGATCCTGCCGCAGCAACAGCAAATCGACACCGGCGGCGCCCAGACCCAAGGCATCGACCTGAGCCACTGCAAGACCGGCGCCGACGCCAACAAGTACGTGGAGTGCCGCGTGGTGGCCACTGGCAACTCGGTCGACGGCGTGTGGTCGCAACTGATCCAGGGCTACACGCGACCGCACATGAAGCTGTTCACGAATCAGGTGAACACCGGCTGCGGCCCCGCCACCACCGACGTCGGCCCGTTCTACTGCCCGGCGGACAAGACCGCCTACTTCGACACCGGCTTCTTCCAGGTGCTGGTCGACCAATTCGGTTCCAGCGGCGGCCCGTTGGCCCAGGAGTACGTGGTGGCCCACGAGTACGGGCACCACGTGCAGGACCTGCTGGGTGTGCTGGGCCGGGCCCAACGGGATCCGGAGGGCGCGACCGGTGCCGGCGTGCGCACGGAACTGCAGGCCGACTGCTACGCCGGGGTATGGGCGCACTACGCGTCGATCACCAAACAGGAGAGCACCGGGGTGCCGTACCTGGAACCATTGAGCGACAAGGACATCGCCGACGCGCTGTCGGCCGCCCAGTCGGTCGGTGACGACCGGATCCAGAAGGCGGCGACGGGCCGGGTCACCCCCGAAACATGGACGCACGGGTCTTCCGCACAGCGGCAGAAGTGGTTCACCGTGGGCTACCAAACCGGTGACCCCAAGAAGTGCGACACGTTCGCTGCGACCGACCTTGGTTAG
- a CDS encoding DUF885 domain-containing protein: protein MVRAQSAADAVAERYLQTYARLDPCAATELGIKSPDTEYDAEITDYSSEGVTARAEAARATLRELAETTPVDDVDVVTIAALTERLEVIVELNDAGLDLGELNVIASPLQSMRDVFDLMATETEDDWAVISRRLSQIPDRADGYANALRTAAANGHAPAGRQITRGIEQAARIGQLFVGMAARAPLGSPALHQELQDGAEAAAAAYLRLAATLRDDVAPHARPQDACGRDAYRLFSRSFLGAEVDLDETYAWGIELLEAVVAEQVSIAQELYPGATVAETLHRLDDEPRYVVTGTDALQAWMQELSDRAVDSLAGTHFDIAEPLRRLECRIAPTQTGGIYYTGPSEDFSRPGRMWWSVPPGVERFHTWQETTTVFHEGVPGHHLQIGRAVALADQLNRWRRLGCWVSGHGEGWALYAERLMSELGWLDDPGNRMGMLDAQRFRAARVVIDIGVHCGLPAPDGAVWDAERAWNFLTSHSAMAPENLQFELDRYLGWPGQAPSYAIGQRIWQQLRDEALRAGSSLKQFHSRALDLGGLPLDVLRSALST from the coding sequence TTGGTTAGGGCACAGAGCGCGGCAGACGCTGTCGCGGAACGCTACCTGCAGACCTACGCACGGTTGGACCCCTGTGCGGCAACCGAACTGGGCATCAAGAGCCCGGACACCGAGTACGACGCGGAGATCACGGACTACTCCTCCGAGGGCGTGACGGCACGTGCCGAAGCGGCCCGTGCCACGCTGCGGGAGCTCGCCGAAACCACCCCGGTCGACGATGTCGACGTGGTGACCATCGCGGCTTTGACCGAGCGGCTCGAAGTGATCGTCGAATTGAACGACGCCGGGCTGGATCTGGGTGAGCTGAACGTGATCGCCTCACCCTTGCAGTCGATGCGCGATGTGTTCGACCTCATGGCCACCGAGACCGAAGACGATTGGGCAGTCATCTCGCGGCGCCTGTCGCAGATTCCCGACCGCGCCGACGGTTACGCCAACGCCTTGCGGACCGCGGCGGCCAACGGGCACGCCCCGGCAGGCCGCCAGATCACCCGGGGTATCGAACAAGCCGCACGGATCGGCCAATTGTTCGTCGGCATGGCGGCACGGGCACCGCTGGGAAGCCCTGCGCTGCATCAGGAGTTGCAAGACGGGGCCGAGGCCGCCGCCGCAGCGTACCTGCGGCTCGCGGCGACCCTGCGTGACGACGTGGCCCCGCATGCCCGCCCGCAGGATGCCTGTGGCCGCGATGCCTACCGGCTGTTCTCGCGGTCGTTCCTCGGCGCGGAGGTCGACCTCGACGAAACCTACGCATGGGGTATCGAGCTGCTGGAAGCGGTTGTGGCCGAACAGGTGTCGATCGCCCAGGAGCTCTATCCCGGCGCCACGGTCGCCGAGACCCTGCACCGACTCGATGACGAACCGCGCTACGTGGTGACCGGTACCGATGCGCTGCAGGCCTGGATGCAGGAGCTCTCCGACCGTGCGGTGGACTCGCTCGCGGGCACGCATTTCGACATTGCCGAACCGCTGCGCCGTCTGGAGTGCCGTATCGCACCGACCCAGACCGGCGGTATCTACTACACCGGCCCGTCGGAAGATTTCAGCCGCCCGGGCCGGATGTGGTGGTCGGTGCCGCCTGGTGTCGAGCGGTTCCACACCTGGCAGGAGACCACAACCGTGTTCCACGAGGGTGTTCCCGGGCACCATCTGCAGATCGGCCGTGCCGTGGCGTTGGCCGACCAGCTCAACCGGTGGCGTCGGCTGGGCTGCTGGGTGTCCGGGCACGGCGAGGGCTGGGCGTTGTACGCCGAGCGACTGATGTCCGAGCTGGGTTGGCTCGACGACCCCGGCAACCGCATGGGCATGCTTGACGCGCAACGGTTCCGGGCTGCCCGCGTCGTCATCGACATCGGTGTGCACTGCGGCCTACCCGCACCCGACGGTGCGGTCTGGGACGCCGAGCGGGCCTGGAACTTCCTCACCTCACATTCGGCCATGGCCCCGGAGAATCTGCAGTTCGAACTCGACCGGTACCTGGGCTGGCCCGGCCAGGCACCGTCGTACGCGATCGGTCAACGGATCTGGCAGCAGCTGCGCGACGAGGCACTGCGCGCCGGCTCGTCACTCAAGCAGTTCCACAGCCGCGCACTGGATCTCGGCGGCCTGCCGCTCGACGTACTCCGATCGGCGCTCTCGACATGA
- a CDS encoding DinB family protein → MTGPIEPDSKDWTWVLTRPCPECGFDASGVPPTEVARHIRDDAAAWVPRLQQPGVATRNRPDRWSTLEYGCHVRDVHRIFAHRVELMLTEDDPQFPNWDQDATAVADDYASQDPQRVAGELFDAAGVVADLYDRVPDGAWSRRGLRSNGSTFTVATIALYHLHDIVHHAHDVTH, encoded by the coding sequence ATGACCGGCCCGATCGAACCCGACAGCAAGGACTGGACCTGGGTGCTCACCCGGCCGTGCCCGGAATGCGGGTTCGACGCCTCCGGCGTGCCACCCACCGAGGTGGCCCGGCACATCCGCGACGATGCCGCGGCCTGGGTGCCCCGCCTACAACAGCCCGGGGTCGCCACCAGGAACCGACCCGACCGATGGTCGACGCTGGAATACGGGTGCCACGTACGCGACGTACACCGCATCTTCGCCCACCGCGTCGAACTCATGCTCACCGAAGACGATCCGCAGTTCCCCAACTGGGATCAGGACGCCACCGCCGTCGCCGACGATTACGCGTCCCAGGATCCGCAGCGCGTGGCCGGTGAGCTGTTCGACGCGGCCGGCGTCGTTGCCGACCTGTACGACCGGGTGCCCGACGGCGCCTGGTCGCGGCGCGGCCTGCGCAGCAACGGCAGCACATTCACCGTCGCCACCATCGCGCTGTATCACCTGCACGACATCGTGCATCACGCCCACGACGTCACCCATTGA
- a CDS encoding TetR/AcrR family transcriptional regulator: MPGADRTVPSMLLEATADTLRRYGPRQFSLTAVAEAAGVSRGTVHNALGSRDNAIKVALDHLASAFIETMAAALDREDSLTDQVAAAAALICAHRQQSDSVTTRGFNESILVLLLRNTGDELMRRSIELWKPRIRAAQQRGEIGADIAPARAGEWIVRLLLSFELLPPIGVNLASSRAVKRFVSDHIVVGLTGRQP, translated from the coding sequence ATGCCCGGAGCAGACCGGACGGTGCCGTCCATGCTGCTGGAAGCCACCGCTGACACGCTACGGCGTTATGGTCCACGGCAATTCAGCCTTACGGCGGTTGCGGAGGCAGCCGGCGTGTCCCGCGGCACCGTGCACAACGCGCTCGGTAGTCGCGACAACGCCATCAAGGTGGCGCTCGACCACCTGGCGTCGGCGTTCATCGAGACCATGGCCGCCGCCCTGGACCGCGAGGACAGCCTGACGGATCAGGTGGCCGCCGCGGCGGCGCTCATCTGCGCCCACCGACAGCAGTCCGACTCCGTCACCACGCGCGGCTTCAACGAGAGCATCCTGGTCCTGCTGCTGCGCAACACCGGCGACGAGCTCATGCGCCGCTCCATCGAGCTGTGGAAACCCCGGATCCGTGCGGCGCAGCAGCGCGGCGAGATCGGCGCCGACATCGCACCCGCGCGCGCCGGCGAATGGATCGTACGGCTGCTGCTCAGCTTCGAACTGCTCCCGCCGATCGGCGTCAACCTCGCCAGCTCCCGCGCGGTGAAGCGTTTCGTGTCCGACCACATCGTCGTCGGCCTCACCGGAAGGCAGCCATGA
- a CDS encoding flavin-containing monooxygenase yields the protein MRVPHYEVAIIGAGPGGIAAAYLLRQRGIHDFVIIERGDDFGGTWRDNHYPGLAVDIPTLWYQLSFAPNPHWSRFFAPGPEIYRYLQDTATKLGLYEHLHAHAEVTRQQWDEERGLWHLQIRGRPAVTARFVISSVGGYVNAKDSVGIAGVDDFTGTILRPNAWDDAYDTRGKRIAVIGTGSSGVQITGALSAEAANLDVYQRTPAWVLPKIDFAITPWMRRLFRVPGVVPAVNALGRLAMDILMVAPIVHVFSRLPDAALRRLMPLYDGWSRLLYRLLLRAVVADPATRRKLVPRYGILAKRPVISSAFLPALNNPSTHLITTPIDRITATGVRTVDGVDHPADLLVLATGYELWIDPETYRTGTVLGACGFDLAHYYRAHGLHSYAGTAHPRLPNRWEIVGPLGFVGFAWPDYVETMAAHAVRIIDETRHRGAEIATVGQDAFNRWNARMNRDGRVAHLYYTATSGLNTYFVNSQSETPYYRPQTITGSRQFARHSPLSDYQFTNVHAAISEEQPA from the coding sequence GTGCGCGTCCCTCACTACGAAGTCGCGATCATCGGAGCCGGGCCAGGCGGGATCGCCGCAGCATACCTGTTGCGCCAGAGGGGTATTCACGACTTCGTCATCATCGAACGCGGCGACGATTTCGGCGGCACGTGGCGCGACAACCACTACCCCGGCCTCGCCGTCGACATCCCCACACTGTGGTATCAGCTCTCGTTCGCGCCGAATCCGCACTGGAGCAGATTTTTCGCGCCGGGCCCGGAGATCTACCGCTATCTGCAGGACACCGCCACCAAGCTCGGTCTCTACGAGCATCTGCACGCCCACGCCGAGGTCACCCGCCAGCAGTGGGATGAGGAGCGCGGCCTGTGGCACTTGCAGATCCGGGGGCGCCCAGCCGTGACGGCGCGGTTCGTGATCAGCTCCGTCGGCGGCTACGTCAACGCCAAGGACAGCGTCGGCATCGCCGGGGTCGACGATTTCACCGGCACCATTCTGCGCCCGAACGCCTGGGACGATGCCTACGACACCCGCGGCAAGCGGATCGCGGTGATCGGGACAGGTTCCTCCGGCGTGCAGATCACCGGTGCCCTGTCCGCCGAGGCCGCCAATCTCGATGTCTATCAGCGCACCCCGGCGTGGGTACTGCCGAAGATCGACTTCGCCATCACACCGTGGATGCGTCGGTTGTTCCGCGTGCCGGGGGTGGTTCCGGCGGTGAACGCCCTCGGCCGGCTGGCGATGGACATCTTGATGGTGGCGCCCATCGTGCACGTGTTCTCGCGACTGCCCGATGCGGCGTTGCGCCGTCTGATGCCGCTCTATGACGGCTGGTCACGGCTGCTCTACCGGCTGTTGTTGCGGGCCGTCGTCGCCGATCCGGCCACCCGGCGAAAATTGGTGCCGCGCTACGGCATCCTGGCCAAGCGGCCCGTGATTTCCAGTGCCTTCCTACCGGCGTTGAACAATCCGAGCACGCACCTGATCACCACGCCGATCGACCGGATCACCGCCACCGGCGTGCGCACCGTCGACGGCGTCGACCACCCGGCCGACCTACTGGTGCTGGCCACCGGCTACGAACTGTGGATCGACCCGGAGACCTACCGGACGGGGACTGTCCTGGGTGCATGCGGCTTCGACCTTGCCCACTACTACCGGGCGCACGGTCTGCACAGTTACGCCGGGACCGCGCATCCGCGGCTGCCCAACCGCTGGGAGATCGTCGGTCCGCTGGGCTTCGTCGGATTCGCCTGGCCCGACTACGTCGAGACGATGGCCGCACATGCCGTGCGGATCATCGACGAGACGCGGCACCGCGGCGCCGAGATCGCCACGGTCGGCCAGGACGCGTTCAACCGGTGGAACGCCCGGATGAATCGTGACGGCCGGGTCGCCCACCTCTACTACACCGCAACCTCCGGCTTGAACACCTACTTCGTCAACTCGCAGTCCGAAACCCCGTACTACCGCCCGCAGACCATCACCGGGTCCCGCCAGTTCGCCCGGCACTCGCCGCTGTCGGATTACCAGTTCACCAATGTCCACGCCGCGATATCCGAGGAGCAACCGGCATGA
- a CDS encoding mycofactocin-coupled SDR family oxidoreductase produces MTDTSLAGRVAYVTGAARGQGRSHCVRLARAGADIVALDACAPVAEANGYAPATPDDLAETVALVEAEGRKVLAREVDVRDADGQRRLVADAVEQFGRLDIVVANAGVLNWGRLWEISAQQWQDILDINLTGVFNTVQAVVPAMIAAGNGGSIITVSSAAGVKAVPGCAHYCASKFGVVGLTNALAVELGEFGIRVNSIHPYGTDTPMGNDVSMYQLLQDHPHYIHSFSPGALPTESLIAPDDISDIVVWLAGDASSLLTAAQIPAEKGYLKI; encoded by the coding sequence ATGACCGATACGTCTCTGGCCGGACGGGTCGCCTACGTCACGGGAGCCGCACGCGGGCAAGGGCGTTCGCATTGTGTGCGGCTGGCCCGTGCCGGAGCCGACATCGTCGCGCTCGACGCCTGTGCCCCGGTGGCCGAGGCCAACGGCTATGCCCCGGCCACGCCAGACGACCTCGCCGAGACCGTCGCCCTCGTCGAAGCTGAGGGTCGCAAGGTGCTGGCCCGTGAGGTCGACGTGCGCGACGCCGACGGTCAGCGCCGGCTGGTGGCCGATGCAGTCGAGCAGTTCGGCCGACTCGACATCGTGGTCGCCAATGCCGGTGTGCTCAATTGGGGCCGGCTGTGGGAGATCTCGGCCCAACAGTGGCAGGACATCCTCGACATCAACCTCACCGGAGTGTTCAACACCGTGCAGGCCGTCGTGCCCGCGATGATCGCGGCGGGCAACGGCGGATCGATCATCACCGTGAGTTCGGCGGCCGGGGTGAAGGCCGTGCCCGGCTGTGCCCACTACTGTGCCAGCAAGTTCGGTGTCGTCGGCCTCACCAACGCGTTGGCAGTCGAGTTGGGCGAGTTCGGGATTCGGGTGAACTCCATCCACCCATACGGCACCGATACCCCGATGGGCAACGACGTGTCGATGTACCAACTGCTGCAGGACCACCCGCATTACATCCACAGCTTCTCCCCCGGCGCGCTGCCGACGGAGTCGCTGATCGCACCCGACGACATATCCGACATCGTCGTGTGGCTCGCAGGCGATGCGTCCTCGTTGCTCACCGCAGCGCAGATCCCCGCGGAGAAGGGGTACCTGAAGATCTGA
- a CDS encoding acyl-CoA thioesterase, translated as MLLDLFDAEPVGENRFVVQTGIADADERQVVEGTQILAAAVVAVAKRFPDKSVRSVHAVFARAVLAGPPVDVDIDVLSEGRSTATAVVTASQNGKRCITVTAFTDVPSADVIRHHLPRPAVAAPADANASHMPMAGRELRLVDVVDVNSPDEVGPPEIYAWLRYDPIPTRDDLAKALIAYFTGHLGISTTMRAHAGIGTAQAHLTVSTAPMTVTVSFHEPVRWDGWLLYSHESTQVGAGMSYVRGAVHTEEGELIASFSQDGMIRPLRTTDTAIAAHSRL; from the coding sequence ATGCTGCTGGACCTGTTCGACGCCGAGCCGGTCGGCGAGAATCGCTTCGTCGTCCAGACCGGGATCGCCGACGCCGACGAGCGTCAGGTGGTGGAGGGTACGCAGATCCTGGCGGCGGCCGTCGTCGCTGTCGCCAAACGGTTTCCGGACAAGTCGGTGCGATCGGTGCACGCTGTGTTCGCGCGCGCCGTGCTGGCCGGTCCACCGGTCGACGTCGATATCGACGTCCTCAGCGAGGGCCGCTCCACCGCCACCGCTGTGGTCACCGCATCGCAGAACGGCAAGCGTTGCATCACCGTCACCGCCTTCACCGATGTGCCGTCGGCTGACGTGATCCGCCACCACCTGCCCAGGCCCGCGGTCGCGGCGCCGGCGGATGCGAATGCGTCGCACATGCCGATGGCAGGCCGGGAGCTGCGGCTGGTCGACGTCGTCGACGTCAACAGCCCGGACGAGGTCGGGCCGCCGGAGATCTACGCGTGGCTTCGGTATGACCCGATTCCGACCCGCGATGACCTGGCCAAGGCTCTGATCGCGTATTTCACCGGCCACCTGGGCATTTCGACGACGATGCGAGCCCATGCAGGGATCGGCACCGCGCAGGCGCATCTCACGGTGTCGACCGCGCCCATGACCGTCACGGTGAGCTTCCACGAACCGGTCCGCTGGGACGGCTGGCTTCTCTACAGCCACGAGAGCACCCAGGTCGGCGCCGGCATGTCGTACGTGCGTGGTGCCGTGCACACCGAAGAGGGCGAACTCATCGCATCGTTCAGCCAGGATGGAATGATTCGCCCGTTGCGGACCACCGACACCGCTATCGCCGCCCACTCCCGGCTCTAG
- a CDS encoding LLM class flavin-dependent oxidoreductase, with product MTEWFLFLPQVRLGIPDIVERARVADAVGFDGIAFIDHLEAPGATHQDIWEAMTVATWVAARTEHLRIGHLVLCDAFRHPAVLAKQAVTLSAACDGRFELGLGSGSWPQEFTRFGIADADDAVARVGRLGRTLELLGQYWGDGEDAALPRPLHPIPLLLGGTGRRTMELVRAHADWWNIPSHQLDRLPTLLPTVGAVRASLQQMVGFAGRGADRQAVTERSTRLFGHLGSGLVCGNAAELAEHFAGLAAQGIERFYVWFSDFAAPQTLSEFAETVIREGRL from the coding sequence ATGACCGAGTGGTTTCTGTTCCTGCCCCAGGTGCGGCTGGGCATCCCCGACATCGTCGAACGTGCCCGCGTGGCCGATGCCGTCGGATTCGACGGCATCGCCTTCATCGACCACCTGGAGGCTCCCGGTGCGACACACCAGGACATCTGGGAGGCCATGACCGTCGCGACCTGGGTGGCGGCGCGCACCGAACACCTGAGAATCGGGCACCTGGTGCTGTGCGACGCCTTCCGACATCCTGCGGTGCTGGCGAAACAGGCGGTCACGTTGTCGGCGGCCTGCGACGGCCGGTTCGAGCTCGGGCTGGGTTCGGGCTCCTGGCCGCAGGAGTTCACCAGATTCGGGATCGCCGACGCCGATGACGCAGTTGCGCGCGTAGGCCGACTCGGCCGCACGCTGGAACTGCTCGGCCAGTACTGGGGTGACGGCGAGGATGCCGCGCTACCGCGGCCCTTACACCCGATTCCGTTGCTGCTGGGCGGAACCGGCCGCCGCACCATGGAGCTCGTGCGCGCGCACGCCGACTGGTGGAACATCCCCTCACATCAACTCGACCGGCTGCCCACGCTGTTGCCCACGGTCGGCGCCGTGCGGGCGTCGCTGCAGCAGATGGTCGGCTTCGCCGGCCGCGGCGCTGACCGGCAGGCGGTCACCGAACGCAGCACCCGGCTGTTCGGGCACCTGGGTTCGGGTTTGGTGTGTGGGAATGCCGCTGAACTCGCCGAGCATTTCGCGGGCCTGGCGGCCCAGGGCATCGAGCGCTTCTACGTATGGTTCAGCGATTTCGCTGCGCCGCAGACACTTTCCGAATTCGCCGAGACCGTGATCAGAGAGGGACGACTGTGA